In Hahella sp. KA22, one genomic interval encodes:
- a CDS encoding MurR/RpiR family transcriptional regulator — protein MNETISHQNLLEVIRQRLDDLNKSERKVAEVILRDPKAATRYSIAALARASDVSEPTVNRFCRNFAASGFPDFKIQLAQSLASGTPYVSQSVESSDTVEEYSDKIILSTIADLDKARQSLNTTAISKAVDYLIQAKQISFFGMGASAAVAIDAQHKFFRFNIPVTAYDDFLMQRMVAAAAHTGDAIVTISYTGRTREMVEVAKIAREQGAIVIGITAPDSPLARECTVALDVIAPEDTDVYMPMTSRIVHLAVIDILATGVTLKRGADFHSHLKRIKDSLRDTRYPHDDGAEGA, from the coding sequence ATGAATGAAACCATATCCCACCAGAATCTGCTGGAGGTGATCCGGCAGAGGCTCGACGATTTGAATAAATCCGAGCGCAAAGTCGCCGAAGTCATCCTGCGCGACCCCAAAGCCGCTACTCGCTACAGTATAGCCGCACTGGCGCGCGCCTCCGACGTCAGTGAACCAACCGTTAACCGCTTTTGTCGTAACTTCGCGGCCAGCGGATTTCCCGATTTCAAGATCCAGCTGGCGCAAAGTCTGGCCAGCGGCACGCCATACGTAAGCCAGAGCGTGGAGTCGAGCGATACCGTTGAGGAATACAGCGATAAAATAATCCTCAGCACCATCGCCGATCTCGACAAAGCCAGACAGTCACTGAACACCACCGCCATTTCCAAGGCAGTGGACTACCTGATCCAGGCCAAACAAATTTCGTTTTTCGGCATGGGCGCCTCCGCCGCCGTGGCTATCGACGCCCAGCATAAGTTCTTCCGCTTCAATATCCCGGTCACAGCCTACGACGACTTTCTCATGCAACGCATGGTCGCCGCCGCCGCGCATACAGGCGACGCCATCGTCACCATTTCCTATACCGGCCGTACGCGGGAAATGGTGGAAGTCGCGAAAATTGCGCGGGAGCAAGGCGCCATTGTGATTGGTATTACTGCGCCAGACTCTCCGCTGGCGAGGGAGTGCACCGTGGCGCTGGATGTCATCGCGCCGGAAGATACCGACGTATATATGCCAATGACGTCGCGCATCGTGCATTTGGCGGTAATCGATATTCTCGCCACCGGAGTCACCCTCAAGCGCGGCGCGGATTTCCACTCACATCTAAAGCGCATCAAGGACAGCCTGCGCGACACCCGTTACCCTCACGATGACGGTGCTGAAGGCGCCTAA
- the zwf gene encoding glucose-6-phosphate dehydrogenase has translation MKTMNRAASTQCDLALFGALGDLAQRKLFPALFQLERAKLLHPQTRILALARQEVDEESFKAQTLERFKALLPKNDLDEAALKRFFGKVRFQQLDFGDAEGYRSINQWRGDSEVPLIVYMATPPAIYGMIGENLKGADCIQPSTRVVVEKPIGHNLESSFEINDRLAEFFDESQLYRIDHYLGKETVQNLIALRFANNLFATQWNQRYISHVEITVAEKVGIEGRWGYFDKAGQLRDMVQNHLLQLLCLIAMDPPSDLSAGSIRDEKVKVLKALKPITPDLMETHMVRGQYTAGNIDGKPVPGYLDEEGANEGSSTESFVAIKAEICNWRWAGVPFYMRTGKRMPQKLSEIIIHFKPAPHYIFDPDQKHLANNKLIIRLQPDEGISLQVLTKDQGLDKGMRLRQGPLQLSFSEAFNTGRVPDAYERLLWEVIKGNQYLFVRRDEVEYAWRWIDQVIEGWAELGLPPKKYPAGSWGPVASIAMITRDGRSWYEDA, from the coding sequence ATGAAAACTATGAATCGAGCAGCATCTACACAATGTGACTTGGCGCTCTTCGGCGCGCTGGGCGATCTGGCGCAACGCAAGTTGTTTCCGGCGCTATTTCAACTGGAGCGGGCGAAACTGCTACATCCGCAGACTCGCATTCTCGCGCTGGCCAGACAGGAAGTTGACGAAGAGTCCTTCAAGGCGCAAACCCTGGAGCGTTTCAAGGCGTTATTGCCTAAGAACGACTTGGACGAGGCTGCGCTGAAACGCTTTTTCGGCAAAGTCCGTTTCCAGCAGCTCGATTTCGGCGACGCCGAAGGCTATCGCAGTATCAATCAATGGCGCGGGGATTCTGAAGTCCCTCTGATCGTCTACATGGCGACGCCTCCTGCGATCTACGGCATGATCGGGGAAAACCTGAAAGGCGCCGACTGCATTCAGCCATCCACCCGCGTAGTGGTGGAAAAACCCATCGGTCATAATCTGGAGTCTTCTTTCGAGATCAACGATCGTCTGGCCGAGTTCTTCGATGAATCCCAGCTGTATCGCATAGACCATTATCTGGGTAAAGAAACCGTACAGAACCTGATTGCGTTGCGTTTCGCCAACAACCTGTTTGCGACACAATGGAATCAACGTTATATCTCCCACGTGGAAATCACCGTGGCGGAGAAAGTCGGCATCGAAGGCCGCTGGGGCTACTTCGACAAGGCGGGGCAGCTGCGGGACATGGTGCAGAACCACTTGCTGCAATTGTTGTGTCTGATCGCCATGGACCCGCCTTCCGATCTGTCCGCCGGCAGTATCCGCGATGAAAAAGTGAAAGTGCTGAAGGCGCTGAAGCCGATTACGCCGGATCTGATGGAAACTCACATGGTGCGCGGACAGTACACCGCTGGCAACATCGATGGTAAACCGGTTCCAGGTTATCTGGACGAAGAGGGCGCCAACGAGGGCAGCTCCACGGAAAGCTTCGTCGCCATTAAAGCGGAGATTTGCAACTGGCGTTGGGCGGGCGTGCCGTTCTACATGCGCACCGGTAAGCGTATGCCGCAGAAGCTGTCGGAAATCATTATTCACTTCAAGCCGGCGCCGCACTACATATTTGATCCAGACCAGAAACATCTGGCCAACAACAAACTGATTATCCGTCTGCAACCGGATGAAGGCATCTCCCTGCAGGTGCTGACAAAAGACCAGGGCCTGGATAAAGGCATGCGTCTGCGTCAGGGGCCACTGCAACTCAGTTTCTCCGAAGCTTTCAACACAGGTCGGGTGCCCGACGCCTACGAGCGATTGCTGTGGGAAGTCATCAAAGGCAACCAGTACCTGTTCGTGCGTCGCGATGAAGTGGAGTACGCGTGGCGCTGGATTGACCAGGTCATTGAAGGCTGGGCTGAATTGGGACTGCCGCCCAAGAAATATCCTGCAGGAAGCTGGGGCCCCGTGGCTTCCATCGCCATGATCACCCGGGACGGAAGGAGCTGGTACGAAGATGCTTGA
- the pgl gene encoding 6-phosphogluconolactonase — translation MLELSWPQGVTLQLEEEREALAHKLALQTAEWLRAALQEKDRALLVISGGRTPVAFFKLLAQQELPWSKVDITLADERWVDETHDDSNAALVKEFLLQGPAAEANFLPLKNAAATPEEGCEQLEASLAELSWPIDVLILGMGADGHTASLFPGAKELAHGLDTTDKCAPMHPVTALHPRMTLSYKVLAAARHQALHITGEDKLTTLNKVLARLDAVAEMPVRGFIRPGLNVFWSP, via the coding sequence ATGCTTGAACTATCCTGGCCGCAGGGCGTCACCCTGCAATTGGAAGAAGAACGTGAAGCGCTGGCGCATAAGCTGGCGTTGCAGACCGCAGAGTGGCTGCGCGCCGCGCTGCAGGAAAAAGACCGCGCCTTGCTGGTGATTTCCGGCGGCCGTACGCCGGTGGCTTTCTTCAAGTTACTGGCGCAGCAGGAACTGCCTTGGAGCAAGGTAGACATTACGCTGGCGGACGAGCGCTGGGTGGATGAAACCCATGACGACAGTAACGCCGCGCTGGTGAAAGAATTTCTGTTGCAAGGCCCGGCGGCGGAAGCGAATTTTCTGCCGCTGAAAAATGCAGCCGCGACCCCTGAAGAAGGGTGCGAACAACTAGAAGCCAGTCTGGCTGAATTGTCCTGGCCGATTGACGTTCTGATTCTGGGGATGGGAGCGGATGGACACACCGCCTCTCTGTTCCCGGGCGCGAAAGAGCTGGCTCACGGCCTGGACACCACAGACAAGTGCGCACCGATGCATCCGGTCACGGCGCTGCATCCGCGTATGACGCTTTCCTACAAGGTTTTGGCGGCGGCCAGGCATCAGGCGCTGCATATCACTGGCGAAGATAAGCTGACCACCCTTAACAAGGTGCTGGCCAGGCTGGACGCAGTGGCGGAGATGCCCGTGCGCGGATTTATCCGCCCAGGCCTCAATGTTTTTTGGAGTCCTTGA
- a CDS encoding bifunctional 4-hydroxy-2-oxoglutarate aldolase/2-dehydro-3-deoxy-phosphogluconate aldolase, which produces MTSQTYPEALQKQLDAIVSSCPLVPVITIDRPEDALPLGKALVEGGVRILEITLRTPHALQAITDLRAALPEVWVGVGTVATVEQFKAAEDAGAQFVITPGSTKELLEYGLTAKIPMLPGVSSLSEVMEGYRLGYRAFKFFPAEVAGGVSALKAFSGPFPNVKFCPTGGITREKAKDYLALPNVLAVGGSWLTPKDAISAGDWRQIRTIAEESLAAI; this is translated from the coding sequence ATGACATCCCAGACCTATCCTGAAGCGTTGCAAAAACAACTGGACGCTATCGTAAGCAGTTGCCCGTTGGTGCCGGTCATCACTATCGATCGTCCGGAAGATGCGTTGCCGCTCGGGAAAGCCCTGGTGGAAGGCGGCGTCCGCATTCTGGAAATTACCTTGCGCACGCCGCACGCCCTGCAGGCGATCACGGACTTGCGCGCCGCACTCCCTGAAGTTTGGGTTGGCGTAGGCACGGTGGCGACGGTTGAGCAGTTCAAAGCCGCGGAAGACGCTGGCGCTCAATTCGTCATCACGCCTGGCTCCACCAAAGAACTGCTGGAATATGGCCTGACGGCGAAAATTCCGATGTTGCCTGGCGTATCTTCATTGTCTGAAGTCATGGAAGGTTATCGCCTGGGATATCGCGCATTTAAGTTTTTCCCGGCGGAAGTGGCAGGCGGCGTGTCTGCGCTGAAGGCTTTCTCCGGTCCTTTCCCCAATGTGAAGTTCTGCCCGACTGGCGGCATCACCCGGGAAAAAGCGAAAGATTATCTTGCCCTGCCAAACGTACTGGCGGTGGGCGGCTCCTGGCTAACGCCCAAGGACGCCATCTCCGCAGGCGATTGGCGGCAGATCCGGACTATTGCTGAAGAGAGTCTGGCCGCTATTTGA
- a CDS encoding succinylglutamate desuccinylase/aspartoacylase family protein, producing the protein MPLKVIEGIRNLALEEDLTRFLQRLGGPTLIRLQGRDRSRRRAFCTLLHGNEPSGVRALHAYLLSGETPAVDLDVIIASIPAALAPPMFSQRMLPGQRDINRCFRSPFDDDQGKLAEAILRFLHESKPECLIDLHNTSGSGPAFGVAIRCDADHRALTSLWTNDLIVTDLRLGALMEISELDMPTVTIECGGAQDETSLLIAREGMQRYFGSEQVLAAAGRDYGVNRFRNPIRMELKPGRRVHYGDAVDPDAALTLPLDAARFNYGSVPAGERLAILGAAGLEALTAKDHLGRERLHDHFAAINGRLSPKHPLKLFMVTTNPIIATTDCLFYFIDCANT; encoded by the coding sequence ATGCCGCTCAAGGTAATTGAAGGAATTCGCAACTTAGCGCTCGAAGAAGACCTCACCCGTTTCTTGCAACGCCTGGGCGGTCCCACGCTGATTCGCCTGCAGGGGCGCGATCGTTCACGCCGTCGCGCCTTCTGCACCTTGCTGCACGGCAATGAGCCTTCCGGCGTCCGCGCGTTGCACGCATACCTGCTCTCCGGCGAAACCCCAGCGGTGGATCTGGATGTCATCATCGCTTCTATTCCCGCGGCCCTGGCCCCTCCGATGTTCAGCCAGCGCATGCTGCCTGGCCAGCGTGATATCAACCGCTGCTTCCGGTCCCCTTTCGATGATGATCAGGGCAAATTAGCCGAGGCGATTCTGCGTTTCCTGCACGAAAGCAAACCCGAGTGCCTTATTGATCTGCACAATACGTCAGGCAGCGGTCCCGCCTTCGGCGTAGCCATACGCTGCGACGCCGATCACCGCGCCCTGACCTCACTCTGGACCAACGACCTGATCGTCACCGACTTGCGCCTGGGCGCTCTGATGGAAATCAGCGAGTTGGACATGCCCACGGTGACGATTGAGTGCGGCGGCGCCCAGGACGAAACTTCTCTGTTGATCGCGCGGGAAGGCATGCAGCGTTATTTTGGTAGCGAGCAGGTGCTTGCCGCCGCCGGGCGCGATTATGGCGTGAACCGCTTTCGCAATCCTATTCGCATGGAATTGAAGCCGGGGCGACGAGTGCATTATGGCGATGCCGTCGATCCCGATGCGGCGCTGACGCTGCCGTTGGACGCCGCCCGTTTTAACTACGGTTCAGTGCCCGCCGGCGAGCGTCTGGCCATTCTCGGCGCTGCGGGCCTGGAGGCTTTGACGGCCAAGGACCACCTGGGACGTGAGCGCCTGCATGATCACTTCGCCGCTATCAACGGCAGACTATCCCCCAAACATCCATTGAAACTGTTCATGGTGACCACCAATCCCATCATCGCCACTACCGACTGCCTGTTTTACTTCATCGACTGCGCCAATACCTGA
- a CDS encoding glutamate-cysteine ligase family protein, whose amino-acid sequence MGRHIDKARFSAQEYAEFQRRLQENLATLRKLLDDPAFGVGPPSFGAELELYIIDKHGRPMAKNQEIQATVDDPNLTLELNRFNLEYNLEPTPAAGTPFRALQQQIDGVLQSLETHAAAQGASLLPIGILPTLTSEDMGPEAITESPRYQALARQLRDKRGEDFHISIKGRDTLDLYWQDVSLEGANTSFQFHYRVNPADFADAFNAAQLATPLAVALAANSPLFLGRRLWHETRIALFKQATDCRMETPLRFRLPARVFFGNGWVRKDAHEIFCEGVSLFEPLLPICGDEDAPRPGQAPPLDELRLHQGSIWAWNRPIYDPVDGGHIRIEIRALPAGPSTTDMLANAALMVGMIEGLRPSMHDMLPAIPFRYCEYNFYRAAKYGLRARLFWPGQGGEGLQERPVLDILEDMLPVAEQGLSALPIDPEDIRHYLGVCAQNLAQPVNGALWQLRMLEKLRLQRNDEDALRELVIRYQDNYRSGEPVHRWAY is encoded by the coding sequence ATGGGGCGACATATCGATAAAGCGCGGTTCAGCGCTCAGGAATACGCAGAATTCCAACGACGATTACAGGAAAATCTGGCGACGTTGCGCAAGTTGCTTGATGATCCCGCTTTTGGCGTCGGTCCGCCGTCCTTCGGAGCGGAGTTGGAGCTATACATCATCGACAAGCACGGTCGTCCCATGGCCAAAAACCAGGAAATCCAGGCCACCGTCGATGATCCCAATCTGACGCTGGAGCTGAATCGCTTCAATCTTGAATACAATCTGGAGCCGACGCCCGCCGCCGGAACGCCTTTCCGCGCCCTGCAACAACAGATCGACGGCGTCTTGCAATCTCTGGAAACTCATGCCGCTGCGCAAGGGGCCTCACTCCTGCCCATTGGCATTCTGCCGACGCTGACTTCGGAGGATATGGGGCCGGAGGCGATTACAGAGAGCCCCCGCTATCAGGCCCTGGCGCGACAACTACGGGATAAGCGCGGTGAGGATTTTCACATCAGCATCAAAGGCCGCGATACACTTGATCTGTATTGGCAGGATGTATCCCTGGAAGGCGCCAACACCTCTTTCCAGTTTCATTATCGGGTGAATCCTGCGGATTTCGCCGACGCCTTTAACGCCGCGCAACTGGCCACGCCTCTTGCCGTCGCGCTGGCGGCCAATTCGCCGTTGTTTCTGGGGCGTCGACTCTGGCATGAAACCCGTATCGCCCTGTTCAAACAGGCGACAGACTGCCGTATGGAAACGCCATTGCGTTTCAGGCTGCCTGCAAGGGTGTTTTTCGGCAACGGCTGGGTGCGCAAAGATGCACATGAAATTTTCTGCGAAGGCGTATCGCTGTTTGAGCCGCTGCTACCCATTTGCGGCGATGAAGACGCGCCCCGTCCCGGGCAGGCGCCGCCACTGGACGAGCTGCGCCTGCATCAGGGCAGTATCTGGGCCTGGAATCGCCCCATCTATGATCCGGTGGACGGCGGCCATATCCGCATAGAAATTCGCGCGTTGCCCGCCGGTCCCAGCACCACGGACATGCTCGCCAACGCCGCCTTGATGGTGGGTATGATCGAAGGACTGCGCCCGTCCATGCACGACATGCTTCCCGCCATTCCTTTCCGCTATTGCGAATACAACTTTTACCGCGCCGCCAAATACGGGCTGCGCGCCAGACTGTTCTGGCCGGGACAAGGCGGCGAAGGCTTGCAGGAGCGACCGGTATTGGACATTCTGGAGGACATGCTGCCAGTGGCGGAACAAGGCTTGAGTGCACTGCCTATCGATCCTGAGGATATTCGTCACTATCTGGGAGTGTGCGCCCAGAATCTGGCGCAACCGGTCAACGGCGCGCTCTGGCAATTACGCATGCTTGAGAAACTGCGCCTCCAGCGCAACGATGAAGACGCTTTAAGAGAACTGGTGATTCGCTATCAGGATAATTATCGTAGTGGAGAACCGGTGCATCGGTGGGCGTATTAA